The genomic interval ATTTTTCTTGGCTCGTTTTGATAATTCACCATTGTTCTGTTCTAAAAAACGAACCAACAAGGATACCAGACTATCAGGCATCTCAAAGGTACTGTCAATGTACGATTTGAACTCTTCATATTTGATTAAATAAGTCACTTCCTCAGGAATAATGTTATCGATAGTATCTTTAACACACTCATACAAAAATTCAGCTTGCTTTGTAGCATCAAAATAACGATAATAATCAATTGTATTATTTATTACTTCAACATTGTGATCTGAGGTCTCTTCCCATTCTATAAAATCTAATAATGGAACTGAATAGCTTTCCAATACCTTTTGATAATCAGCAATGTGATTTAAAATTGATGCAGAAACAGGGAAAATTAAACCCTGTTGAGAAAATTGCTTTTTAGCCAAAACGTGGTGTATCAAATAACGATGTATCCTGCCATTGCCATCTACAAATGGATGAATAAACACAAAACCAAAAGCAATTACACTAGCTGCCAATACCGCATCTATTTCATTAGATAGCAGTAAATTATTTGTTTCTATCAGCCCATTCATTAATCGACCTATATCATTTTGCTTTGCAGATATATGATCAGGAATCGGTGATAAAGTTTCACGATCACGGTCACCAACAAATCCCCCTTTTTTGCGATAACCCATATCTACAAAGCGAGGGTTCTCAATTACAATTTGTTGCAAACGGTCAAATTCTTCATGACTTAAGTCATTCATTCCTGCCTGTCCTATTGCTTGTCCCCAACGAGCTGCTCGTTTACTTTTTGGACTCTCCCCCTCAATAGTAAAAGATGCTTTTGAATCTTTTAAAAGTAAAAAAGCCGAGGCGCGTAATAATATATTCTTTCGAATACCTTTTAAATATTCATTCTTTTTTACGGACAAATTTTCGGCGATATATTGCTCTAGCTTGGGTGATTTTCGTATTAAAGGACAAAAATCTATAGTACCGGGTAAATTATTAACTACTGAATGACGAGCTGATTTTATTCCTTTTACAGCATACTGCAAGCTAGTATCTATTACATTGACATAGCTTTTTTTAGTAAGGTTTGGAATGGCTTTTAATTCTTTTCCTAAAAACCATTCTATTAAAAACCATATTCTTCGAGAATATTGCCCCGTTGGTTCTACACTCACTAACAGATTCAATTCTTTCTCAGAGTAATGCTTCACTAAAGCACTAAACACTAATAAGTTTACACCTTCATATTTCAATGCAAACACAAGTTGTTTGTATAAGGCTTCAATTTCTGATAAACTGAAACTATCCTCAGGAAGATAACTATTGGGAAGAATTATAAAATTCTCATCTTCACTACGTTTTGCCTTTTGGCTAACAATAGCAAAAGGGCTAGGAAAAGGAATCTTTAATTGCAATTTCTGAATAATAGCGGCATAGCCGGTAATGTATCCTTCTTCAGAAATATTCATTCCATTAAAAACGGGCGCAATAAATGAAAAACGGGCGCTTTTAGTCATAATTTTAAAAATATAGGCGCAAGATACATAAAATACAAGCGCAATACAATAAAAACGAGCGCAAATTAATATATTTCTAAATAAACGAGCGCAACCTAGACTAAAACCCTATGTAATAAGCATTGTTAAAATTGGTCCTGCCGACAAAAACGGCGGTGTTCAGAATTTTATGATTGGGTCAGGGCAAGCTCATACTTTTGTATTTTACACTTTTAGCAGATAGGCTTCGTTCCAGCCTGCTTTAAGCCTTTTGCCCGCAATGCCTTGTTTTTCAGTTTTCTCATTTTTCAATAAATTTAAGGCGATTTTTAGAAGTATTGAATAATTCTGAGCTGCATTATTATTTCTTTTTCTTGAAGCGTCTTCTGAAAAAGCAACATCTAAAGTCCAATGTAGTTTATTCTCAACTCCCCAGTGTGAACGAATATTTTTCTGATGATTTACGGCCGTATCTGTTAAACTTGAAATGTAATATCTAATCGCCTTTTCTGGAAGTTTATCGCTGTTCTTAAATTCTCTTAAACTCTCTATTTTAATCACTTGGCTTAATTTATTCCATTTATTATTACTGTTTTCAATAAACTGAAAATTAGATATAACAGAACATTTTCTAGTCTCAATTCGTCCGTGACCATAATCAATGTTTGTATCTGTTTCTATGTTTTTTGAAAATCTAAATTCATCTTTTATCTCTTCTAATAATTGCTCTTGATTTTCTTTTACTGCTAAAATATAGTTTGCTTTATTTTCAATAATCTTATTGGCAATATCCGTCTGTGTTCCCATCGCATCAATGGTTATAATATTACCTTCAATAAATAATGTTTCTAAAAGTATAGGGATTGCTGTAATTTCATTAGACTTCTCATTAACTCTTACTTGACCTAGAACTAAATTGTTTTGGTCTGCCCAAGCACTAACCATATGTACTGGCGACTTTTTCCCATGTGATTTTGCTCCCCTTAATGTTTTTCCGTCAATAGCAATTACTTGTCCTTTTGAAAGTTTTGATATCGAATTTACCCAGTCTATAAAGCAGGTTTCAAATTTAGAACTATCAATTGATGAAAAGACTCTGTTTATGGTATCATCAGAGGGGATCCCGTTTTTTAATTCAAGAAATTTCCTCAAAAATTCTTCTTTTGAAGTGGCAAACTCAACCATTTGTTTCCATGTTTCTGCTCCACAGATGACTGAAATTATTCCAATAAGGAGGATGTCTTCTAAGTTGTGTAATTGGTTTATATGGCTTCTGGAGTCTTCCATATTGCCAAATATACTTACTAATCTATCGTCTTTGTTCATGTCGTTTAATTATCTGAATACCAGTATAATATACAAATAATTATTGTTATAGACACTATAAATCAAATGATTTTATTAAAAATAAGTGTGCGTCTGCCCTGATAGAATTGGTTAAATAGTTTCTAATAACATAAG from Bacteroidales bacterium carries:
- a CDS encoding ISAs1 family transposase, translated to MNKDDRLVSIFGNMEDSRSHINQLHNLEDILLIGIISVICGAETWKQMVEFATSKEEFLRKFLELKNGIPSDDTINRVFSSIDSSKFETCFIDWVNSISKLSKGQVIAIDGKTLRGAKSHGKKSPVHMVSAWADQNNLVLGQVRVNEKSNEITAIPILLETLFIEGNIITIDAMGTQTDIANKIIENKANYILAVKENQEQLLEEIKDEFRFSKNIETDTNIDYGHGRIETRKCSVISNFQFIENSNNKWNKLSQVIKIESLREFKNSDKLPEKAIRYYISSLTDTAVNHQKNIRSHWGVENKLHWTLDVAFSEDASRKRNNNAAQNYSILLKIALNLLKNEKTEKQGIAGKRLKAGWNEAYLLKV
- a CDS encoding Fic family protein; the encoded protein is MTKSARFSFIAPVFNGMNISEEGYITGYAAIIQKLQLKIPFPSPFAIVSQKAKRSEDENFIILPNSYLPEDSFSLSEIEALYKQLVFALKYEGVNLLVFSALVKHYSEKELNLLVSVEPTGQYSRRIWFLIEWFLGKELKAIPNLTKKSYVNVIDTSLQYAVKGIKSARHSVVNNLPGTIDFCPLIRKSPKLEQYIAENLSVKKNEYLKGIRKNILLRASAFLLLKDSKASFTIEGESPKSKRAARWGQAIGQAGMNDLSHEEFDRLQQIVIENPRFVDMGYRKKGGFVGDRDRETLSPIPDHISAKQNDIGRLMNGLIETNNLLLSNEIDAVLAASVIAFGFVFIHPFVDGNGRIHRYLIHHVLAKKQFSQQGLIFPVSASILNHIADYQKVLESYSVPLLDFIEWEETSDHNVEVINNTIDYYRYFDATKQAEFLYECVKDTIDNIIPEEVTYLIKYEEFKSYIDSTFEMPDSLVSLLVRFLEQNNGELSKRAKKN